A genomic region of Apteryx mantelli isolate bAptMan1 chromosome 12, bAptMan1.hap1, whole genome shotgun sequence contains the following coding sequences:
- the SELENOK gene encoding selenoprotein K isoform X2 produces MVYISNGQVLDNQSRAPWRLSSITDFFWSIADFVVLFFQSIIQPDLRRRGYTSSSYTGHDDGRGPPGYPRRRMGRINHWGGGPSPPPMAGGG; encoded by the exons ATGGTTTATATTTCGAACG GACAAGTTTTGGATAACCAGAGTCGGGCTCCTTGGCGTTTGTCATCTATAACAGATTTCTTCTGGTCAATAGCAGATTTTGTGGTTCTGTT tttccagAGCATTATTCAACCAGATTTGAGAAGGAGAGGCTACACATCTTCCTCCTATACAGGACATGATGATGGAAGAGG acCTCCAGGATATCCTCGCCGTAGGATGGGCCGAATAAATCACTGGGGTGGAGGTCCCAGTCCACCACCAATGGCTGGAGGTGGATGA
- the SELENOK gene encoding selenoprotein K isoform X1 — MVYISNGQVLDNQSRAPWRLSSITDFFWSIADFVVLFFQSIIQPDLRRRGYTSSSYTGHDDGRGPPGYPRRRMGRINHWGGGPSPPPMAGGGUGR; from the exons ATGGTTTATATTTCGAACG GACAAGTTTTGGATAACCAGAGTCGGGCTCCTTGGCGTTTGTCATCTATAACAGATTTCTTCTGGTCAATAGCAGATTTTGTGGTTCTGTT tttccagAGCATTATTCAACCAGATTTGAGAAGGAGAGGCTACACATCTTCCTCCTATACAGGACATGATGATGGAAGAGG acCTCCAGGATATCCTCGCCGTAGGATGGGCCGAATAAATCACTGGGGTGGAGGTCCCAGTCCACCACCAATGGCTGGAGGTGGATGAGGAAGGTAA